From one Gracilibacillus salinarum genomic stretch:
- a CDS encoding 5'-nucleotidase C-terminal domain-containing protein: MKTRSKWKVTSLFLACLVFFTQLTSAFVPVVQLDAAGNDADDLLFSEYVEGSSNNKALEIYNGTGSEVDLSSYALELYSNGNTSVQSTLQLSGTLSDGDVYVIANSSASAEIKAVADLLHNISNFNGNDAVILKKNNEQIDVIGEIGNDTEYAKDVTLVRNVSVLSGNLSFDASEWMEYPQDTLTYLGSYGEGDDSSEGDPTEAGEVIAIADARQQANGNEVTIEGVVTSGNLADPSGTQLSYYIQDQSAGINLFSLDGAGYTELTEGDRIKVTGELDEYNGLKEIVPASHEAIVVHAKGESLPSPAAVTIAELNNAEVAEPLEGQLVQLTGYMDSIPVSPAGGGYNISLTDSELNSTTLRVMEGTIDPATLQEGKWYDITAVLSQYNSYQLLPRKAADVQLADEQPEGPDASGEYTATVDYVTDGDTIRLQEGVLGSDRVRFINIDTPELSVAGANGVDEANQKEHAQAAKDRLSELLQPGDQITLKIGEEATDQYGRLLAEVINKDGINTNLQMVEEGLATTYFIWPIGDEQVYQTYQDTVKAAIDSELGIWDPENPLKELPFEYRAITEGGDFHRYVGNSETMKYVEPTEYEEVPVEKRIFFASAEEAEAQGFTAAGEDPGTDPDTDPDSEMLDVQLLSMNDLHGKIDQEYTLNLDGNDAVYGRMDYTASAIKQREQENENTLLVHAGDMIGGSSPVSALLQDEPTVEIMNEMGFDVGTLGNHEYDEGLAELNRMIDGGDHPEGLGTEGYGGMNIDMICANCIQEDTGETFLPPYVIKEVDGVEIGFVGVNTQETMNMVMPSSLENVAFTDETAAVNDAVEELQEQGVESIVVLAHMSATQSGASASGAAADLAKGVNDAVDIIFAAHNHQVVDGVVDNKWIIQASEYGKAFADVDLQIDRESKDIKDVQAEVVFVKQADYQPDPAVKEILDYYQSEVETIINEEIGYNGQELTGQYTNDGDHGLGNLIADGMKWAMDADFAMHNGGGIRDSLDVGPITWGEVFNILPFANTLMSVDIKGKDLIPILNNNLSSYGSDYSVSGLHYTYNYDYQHVVDITLPDGTPIDPEATYTLATNNYIGTQDGPIKNLGTNVQMGPVDVDAAVDYLKYLDTTETNPLEIGPEGRIAQTDEIPDMDTEGEVIGYNAEDLMGAYTNGKDHGLGNLITDSMKAEMDSDFAVTNGGGISSTLLKGDITAESLEKILKHGNTLVKMEVTGAELEAILNNQLSEDGSDYSVAGFHYQYDHAEQKVVSITLPNGEAVQADQVYTLTTNNYLAERGVFASIDSEREDGLVDVEALENYIVSLETTEENPLMYGPEGRISTVPVVTVPEVKENTVTVKEEDIDKVPDHGTIVINLRDNEHIDESKSLEVSLTKEQIVKLKEKQAEIMIEKNDVTLVFPLSLFSGEESVTIKIEKLEEVEGALSSVYDFTIIEGDKIIDDFSDHGRVTMTFKVDEEDVTDVDLMKIFYLNEETGEWEVIGGSYENGMVTATTNHFSTFTVMLETSSDGGDDLDPEQPVNPEDPVDPEEPGDNTDTDGGNDNNDQDTDDKDASTDSNASNTLPETATSIFHYMLAGLIVLALGLLIMIRQRIKQS; this comes from the coding sequence ATGAAAACACGGTCAAAATGGAAGGTCACAAGTTTGTTTCTGGCATGTTTAGTTTTCTTTACACAATTGACTAGCGCATTTGTTCCAGTCGTACAACTGGATGCAGCAGGGAATGATGCAGATGATTTACTTTTTTCAGAGTATGTGGAAGGTAGCAGCAATAATAAAGCATTGGAAATATACAATGGAACAGGGAGTGAGGTCGATCTATCTTCGTATGCTTTGGAACTGTATTCAAACGGGAATACCTCTGTTCAATCCACATTACAATTATCCGGAACGTTAAGTGATGGTGATGTTTATGTGATTGCTAACAGTAGTGCTTCAGCTGAGATCAAAGCGGTAGCAGACCTTTTGCATAATATTAGTAATTTTAATGGCAATGATGCCGTTATCCTGAAGAAGAACAATGAACAAATCGATGTAATTGGTGAGATTGGCAACGATACAGAATATGCAAAAGATGTCACCTTAGTACGTAATGTTTCTGTGTTGTCTGGGAACTTAAGCTTCGATGCATCAGAATGGATGGAATATCCGCAAGATACGTTGACTTATCTCGGCAGCTATGGAGAAGGAGATGATTCTTCAGAAGGAGATCCAACAGAAGCTGGTGAAGTAATTGCTATCGCAGATGCACGTCAACAAGCAAATGGGAATGAGGTAACCATTGAAGGTGTCGTTACTTCTGGGAATTTAGCTGATCCTAGTGGTACGCAATTATCCTATTACATACAAGATCAGTCAGCCGGTATTAATTTATTCAGCTTGGATGGAGCAGGCTATACTGAATTAACAGAAGGAGATCGCATTAAGGTTACAGGTGAATTGGATGAATATAATGGCTTGAAAGAGATCGTTCCTGCTTCCCATGAGGCGATCGTGGTTCATGCTAAAGGAGAAAGTTTGCCATCTCCGGCAGCCGTTACTATTGCGGAATTAAATAATGCAGAAGTGGCAGAACCGTTAGAAGGTCAGCTCGTTCAGCTTACAGGATATATGGACTCGATTCCGGTCAGCCCAGCTGGTGGCGGATATAACATATCTTTAACAGATAGTGAATTAAATAGTACGACCTTACGTGTAATGGAAGGAACGATCGATCCCGCTACATTGCAAGAAGGTAAATGGTATGACATTACGGCGGTATTAAGCCAGTATAACAGCTATCAATTACTTCCGCGAAAAGCAGCAGATGTCCAACTGGCTGATGAGCAGCCTGAAGGACCTGATGCCAGTGGTGAATATACCGCGACAGTTGATTATGTAACAGATGGCGACACGATTCGTTTACAAGAAGGCGTATTAGGCTCTGATCGGGTTCGTTTTATTAATATCGATACGCCTGAACTTAGTGTAGCTGGAGCTAATGGTGTTGATGAAGCAAATCAAAAAGAGCACGCACAAGCTGCGAAGGATCGTTTGTCAGAATTACTGCAGCCAGGCGATCAAATTACCTTGAAAATTGGAGAAGAAGCAACAGATCAATATGGTAGATTATTGGCGGAAGTCATTAATAAAGATGGAATCAATACCAATCTGCAAATGGTCGAAGAAGGATTGGCGACCACTTATTTTATATGGCCGATCGGTGATGAACAGGTATACCAGACATATCAGGATACAGTAAAAGCAGCAATCGATAGTGAGCTAGGTATTTGGGATCCGGAAAATCCTTTGAAAGAACTTCCATTTGAATATCGTGCCATCACGGAGGGTGGCGATTTCCATCGTTATGTAGGGAATTCGGAAACGATGAAATATGTAGAACCTACCGAATATGAAGAAGTACCAGTTGAAAAGAGAATATTCTTTGCAAGTGCTGAGGAAGCAGAGGCACAAGGATTTACAGCTGCTGGTGAAGATCCAGGTACAGATCCAGACACGGATCCAGATAGTGAAATGTTAGACGTTCAACTTTTAAGCATGAATGATCTTCATGGGAAAATCGATCAGGAATACACACTGAATCTTGATGGCAATGATGCTGTTTATGGTCGTATGGATTATACGGCGAGCGCTATTAAACAACGCGAACAAGAAAATGAAAACACGTTACTTGTTCATGCCGGTGATATGATCGGTGGAAGCTCGCCAGTATCTGCGTTATTACAGGATGAGCCGACAGTAGAGATCATGAACGAAATGGGCTTTGATGTTGGTACATTAGGAAATCATGAATATGATGAAGGCTTGGCTGAGCTTAATCGTATGATTGACGGGGGAGACCATCCGGAAGGCCTAGGTACAGAAGGGTACGGAGGTATGAATATTGATATGATTTGTGCCAACTGTATTCAGGAAGATACAGGTGAGACATTCCTTCCGCCATATGTCATTAAAGAAGTAGATGGTGTGGAAATTGGTTTTGTTGGGGTGAACACACAGGAAACGATGAATATGGTAATGCCGTCCTCGTTAGAGAATGTAGCATTTACTGATGAAACAGCAGCTGTTAATGATGCAGTAGAAGAGCTGCAGGAACAAGGTGTAGAATCGATTGTTGTATTAGCTCACATGTCTGCCACACAGTCAGGTGCATCTGCTTCGGGTGCAGCAGCTGACTTAGCAAAAGGTGTAAATGATGCGGTGGATATTATCTTTGCTGCTCATAATCATCAGGTTGTGGACGGAGTGGTCGATAATAAGTGGATTATTCAGGCATCAGAATATGGAAAAGCTTTTGCCGATGTTGACCTTCAAATTGATCGTGAGTCAAAAGATATTAAAGATGTGCAAGCAGAAGTCGTTTTTGTAAAACAAGCGGACTACCAGCCTGATCCGGCGGTAAAAGAAATACTGGATTATTATCAATCAGAAGTGGAAACCATTATTAATGAAGAAATCGGCTATAATGGGCAAGAATTGACGGGTCAATATACAAATGATGGCGACCATGGTTTAGGAAATTTAATTGCAGATGGGATGAAATGGGCAATGGATGCTGATTTTGCCATGCATAATGGCGGCGGTATTCGTGACAGTTTGGATGTTGGTCCTATCACTTGGGGTGAAGTGTTTAACATTTTACCATTTGCCAATACATTGATGTCAGTTGATATTAAAGGGAAGGATCTTATTCCGATCTTAAATAACAACTTATCAAGCTATGGTTCTGACTATAGTGTTTCGGGCTTACACTATACGTACAATTACGATTATCAGCATGTAGTCGATATTACACTACCAGACGGTACACCGATTGATCCGGAAGCAACCTATACACTGGCTACAAACAATTATATCGGCACACAAGATGGACCAATTAAAAATTTGGGTACCAATGTACAAATGGGACCTGTTGATGTTGATGCAGCGGTAGATTATTTGAAGTATTTAGATACGACTGAAACGAATCCGTTAGAGATTGGACCAGAAGGCCGAATTGCTCAAACGGACGAGATCCCGGATATGGACACAGAAGGCGAAGTGATTGGTTATAATGCAGAGGATTTAATGGGGGCTTACACCAATGGAAAGGATCATGGCTTAGGGAATCTGATTACCGATAGTATGAAGGCAGAGATGGACAGTGACTTTGCTGTAACTAATGGTGGTGGAATCAGCTCTACTCTACTTAAAGGAGACATTACTGCTGAGTCATTAGAGAAAATCTTGAAGCATGGTAATACATTAGTGAAAATGGAGGTAACAGGGGCAGAGTTAGAAGCAATTTTAAATAACCAGCTCTCTGAAGATGGATCTGACTACAGTGTAGCAGGCTTCCATTATCAATATGATCACGCCGAGCAAAAAGTAGTATCGATTACACTGCCAAATGGTGAGGCCGTACAAGCAGATCAAGTCTATACATTGACGACGAATAATTATCTTGCAGAACGTGGTGTGTTTGCATCGATTGATTCTGAACGAGAAGATGGACTTGTTGATGTCGAAGCACTGGAGAATTATATTGTCTCCTTAGAAACGACTGAGGAAAATCCGTTAATGTATGGACCAGAAGGCCGTATTTCGACAGTGCCGGTAGTAACAGTTCCAGAAGTAAAGGAGAATACGGTTACGGTTAAAGAGGAAGACATTGATAAAGTACCGGATCATGGAACGATTGTTATTAACTTGCGTGACAACGAGCATATAGACGAAAGCAAATCTCTGGAAGTTTCACTTACAAAAGAGCAAATAGTTAAACTGAAAGAGAAGCAAGCGGAAATAATGATCGAGAAAAATGATGTTACGCTCGTTTTCCCACTTAGCCTGTTCAGTGGTGAGGAGAGTGTTACCATCAAAATAGAAAAGCTGGAAGAGGTCGAAGGTGCCTTAAGTAGCGTATATGATTTCACGATTATCGAAGGTGATAAAATAATCGATGACTTTTCGGATCATGGCAGGGTAACAATGACGTTTAAAGTAGATGAAGAAGATGTAACTGATGTGGATCTGATGAAAATCTTTTATTTAAATGAAGAAACAGGTGAATGGGAAGTAATCGGTGGTTCTTATGAAAATGGCATGGTAACAGCAACAACCAACCATTTCTCCACCTTCACCGTGATGCTGGAAACTTCTTCGGATGGGGGAGATGACTTAGATCCTGAACAACCAGTGAACCCCGAAGATCCAGTAGACCCGGAAGAACCCGGTGATAATACTGACACCGATGGGGGCAATGACAACAATGATCAAGATACCGATGATAAGGATGCTTCAACAGATTCAAATGCAAGTAACACATTACCAGAAACGGCAACATCAATCTTTCATTACATGCTGGCAGGATTAATCGTGTTGGCATTAGGCTTGCTAATAATGATTCGCCAACGAATTAAACAATCATAA
- a CDS encoding galactokinase: MELSNLVAKFQDVFQTTEQPRTFFAPGRINLIGEHTDYNGGHVFPAAISFGTYAVAVPRQDRTIRLFSENFADKGIFEVSLDDLTYKKEDDWTNFPKGMILYFQEEGFQIDSGFDVLIYGNIPNGAGLSSSASIELVTGVLLENLYRLDIDRIRMVKIGQKVENQYIGVNSGIMDQFAIGMGKKDNAMLLDCDTLHYEYAPIQLEQHDIIIINTNKRRELADSKYNERRSQCEQALADLQAKLDINSLGELTPEQFEENRDLIKDAINQKRAKHAVYENARTIKALQKLKEGDLETFGQLVNQSHISLRDDYEVTGVELDTIADTAWQQKGVLGARMTGAGFGGCAIAIVEKTEVEQVKAAIDKAYQEKIGYAPTFYVAAIGDGAKEISL; this comes from the coding sequence ATGGAACTTTCTAACCTAGTAGCTAAATTTCAAGACGTTTTTCAAACTACCGAGCAACCAAGAACTTTTTTCGCCCCTGGAAGAATTAACTTAATTGGCGAGCACACAGATTATAATGGCGGACACGTTTTCCCTGCAGCAATTTCTTTTGGAACTTATGCTGTAGCTGTCCCTCGTCAAGATCGTACGATACGCTTATTCTCTGAGAATTTTGCTGACAAAGGTATCTTCGAAGTATCTTTAGACGATCTAACGTATAAAAAAGAAGATGACTGGACGAACTTTCCTAAGGGAATGATTCTCTATTTCCAAGAAGAAGGATTTCAGATTGACAGCGGTTTTGATGTGCTTATCTACGGAAATATTCCGAATGGGGCTGGACTATCCTCCTCTGCTTCAATTGAGCTGGTAACCGGCGTGTTATTAGAGAATCTCTATCGCTTAGATATTGACCGTATCCGCATGGTAAAAATCGGACAAAAAGTCGAGAATCAATACATCGGTGTTAACAGTGGTATCATGGATCAATTCGCAATTGGGATGGGTAAAAAAGATAACGCCATGTTATTAGATTGTGATACGCTACATTATGAATATGCACCGATTCAGTTAGAACAACACGATATTATTATTATCAATACGAACAAACGCCGTGAATTAGCAGACTCGAAATACAACGAACGTCGCAGTCAATGCGAGCAGGCTTTAGCAGATCTGCAGGCAAAACTGGACATTAACAGCCTGGGTGAGTTAACACCTGAACAGTTTGAAGAAAATCGTGATCTTATTAAAGATGCCATCAATCAAAAACGGGCTAAACATGCCGTATACGAGAATGCAAGAACCATTAAAGCATTGCAAAAGTTAAAAGAAGGTGACTTGGAAACATTTGGTCAGCTTGTTAACCAATCGCACATTTCATTGCGTGATGATTATGAAGTAACAGGTGTGGAACTGGATACCATCGCTGACACAGCATGGCAGCAAAAAGGAGTCCTCGGAGCTCGTATGACAGGTGCAGGCTTTGGCGGCTGTGCCATTGCCATTGTAGAAAAAACAGAAGTAGAACAAGTAAAAGCAGCGATCGACAAAGCCTATCAGGAGAAAATTGGCTATGCGCCTACTTTCTATGTAGCCGCTATTGGCGACGGTGCGAAAGAAATTTCATTATAA
- the galE gene encoding UDP-glucose 4-epimerase GalE — MRILVLGGAGYIGSHAVYQLMDQGYEVVVIDNLLTGHQGAIHPDATFYNGDIRDIDFLREVFSHEQIDGVLHFAANSLVGESMENPLKYFDNNVYGTQVLLQAMTEFDIKHIVFSSTAATYGEPEQVPITETMPTQPTNTYGETKLTMEKMMKWTEAAHGTRFVSLRYFNVAGARSTGEIGEDHRPETHLIPIVLQVALNQRQHISIFGDDYNTEDGTCIRDYIHVEDLIDAHILALKYLKEGGDSNVFNLGSSQGFSVKEIIDAARKVTKHEIPAVVAPRRAGDPSTLIAASDKAKRMLGWNPSRTDIDRILTDAWNWHQANPHGYKED; from the coding sequence ATGCGTATTTTAGTTTTAGGTGGAGCGGGATATATTGGTTCCCATGCTGTCTATCAATTAATGGATCAAGGATATGAGGTAGTGGTGATTGATAACTTATTAACAGGACATCAAGGTGCCATTCATCCAGATGCGACCTTCTATAACGGTGATATTCGTGATATCGATTTTCTCCGCGAAGTATTCAGCCACGAGCAGATCGATGGCGTTCTGCACTTTGCGGCAAATTCATTAGTCGGTGAATCGATGGAAAATCCGCTTAAATATTTTGATAACAACGTGTACGGTACACAAGTCCTGTTGCAAGCGATGACCGAGTTTGACATTAAACATATCGTCTTCTCATCAACTGCTGCAACTTATGGAGAGCCTGAGCAAGTACCAATTACCGAAACAATGCCGACACAGCCGACAAACACGTACGGTGAAACAAAGCTGACTATGGAAAAAATGATGAAATGGACCGAAGCAGCACACGGTACCCGATTTGTTTCCCTTCGCTATTTTAATGTGGCAGGAGCTCGCAGTACTGGTGAAATCGGTGAAGATCACCGTCCAGAAACTCATCTGATTCCTATTGTCTTACAAGTAGCATTAAATCAACGTCAACATATCTCAATCTTTGGTGATGACTATAACACGGAAGATGGCACATGTATCCGTGATTATATTCATGTAGAGGATTTAATTGATGCACATATCCTTGCCTTAAAATACTTGAAAGAAGGCGGAGACAGTAACGTCTTCAACTTAGGAAGCAGTCAGGGCTTCTCTGTAAAAGAGATTATCGATGCAGCGCGTAAAGTAACCAAGCATGAAATCCCTGCCGTTGTAGCTCCAAGAAGAGCTGGTGACCCTAGCACATTAATTGCTGCTTCGGACAAAGCAAAACGAATGCTTGGCTGGAATCCATCGAGAACGGATATTGACCGCATTTTAACAGATGCTTGGAACTGGCATCAGGCAAACCCACATGGTTACAAGGAGGATTAA
- the galT gene encoding UDP-glucose--hexose-1-phosphate uridylyltransferase: protein MAEIASLVNTLVDKAVEKELIKASDRIYSRNQVLGLLEEVAYQEDAPALELEIPDVLEELADLAVEKQLIEGLLDEREQLTAKIMDVFLSKPSEINAVFYQKYQDSAETATNYFYRLSKDSNYIQTKRIAHNIQFKTPSDYGELDITINLSKPEKDPEQIRREKEMKQDSAYPKCLLCAENEGYVGRIGHPARSNHRVIEVPLEDESWFLQYSPYVYYNEHSIIFAREHRPMKIDWHSFARLTAFVEKFPHYFIGSNADLPIVGGSILSHDHYQGGHYTFAMTDAEEEFQFDLDTFSDVEAVVVKWPLSVIRLRHRDRNRLVEASDYILQKWRDYSDPDADILAYTDTTPHNTITPIARKRNGQFEIDLVLRNNRTTDEHPMGIFHPHEDVHHIKKENIGLIEVMGLAVLPPRLKDELEMIKQHLLDQTITVADYHANWVQSIKDSYESITETNVDKIVEDELGKKFARVLEDAGVYKTDTAGRAAFKRFLSHLNDA from the coding sequence ATGGCAGAGATTGCGAGTTTAGTAAACACCTTAGTAGATAAAGCCGTCGAAAAAGAACTAATTAAAGCAAGTGATCGAATTTACTCCCGTAATCAGGTACTAGGACTCTTAGAAGAAGTAGCATATCAGGAGGATGCTCCGGCACTAGAGTTGGAGATTCCTGATGTCCTGGAGGAGTTAGCGGATCTCGCAGTAGAAAAACAATTAATTGAAGGATTACTGGACGAACGCGAACAGCTGACAGCGAAAATAATGGATGTCTTCCTTTCGAAGCCATCTGAAATCAATGCTGTCTTTTATCAGAAATATCAAGACTCAGCTGAAACGGCGACCAATTATTTTTATCGACTAAGTAAAGATAGTAATTACATCCAAACGAAGCGAATTGCACATAACATTCAGTTCAAAACCCCTTCCGACTACGGAGAGTTAGATATCACCATAAACTTATCGAAGCCGGAAAAAGATCCAGAACAAATCAGACGTGAAAAAGAAATGAAACAGGATAGCGCCTATCCGAAGTGTTTGCTTTGTGCTGAGAATGAAGGTTATGTTGGACGGATTGGTCACCCAGCCCGCTCGAATCACCGGGTCATTGAAGTTCCCTTAGAAGATGAGTCCTGGTTCTTACAATATTCACCGTATGTTTATTACAATGAACACAGTATCATTTTTGCCCGTGAACACCGACCAATGAAAATTGATTGGCATTCATTCGCCAGACTGACTGCATTTGTAGAGAAATTCCCTCATTATTTCATTGGTTCCAATGCCGACTTACCGATTGTTGGTGGCAGTATTCTGTCGCATGACCATTATCAGGGCGGACATTATACCTTTGCAATGACAGATGCAGAAGAAGAATTCCAGTTTGACCTGGATACATTTTCCGATGTCGAAGCAGTTGTAGTGAAATGGCCATTATCAGTTATTCGCCTGCGTCACCGTGACCGCAACCGGTTAGTCGAAGCATCCGATTATATTTTGCAAAAATGGCGTGACTACAGTGATCCGGATGCAGATATACTTGCATATACGGATACAACGCCACATAATACGATTACGCCAATTGCTCGCAAGCGAAATGGACAATTTGAAATCGACCTTGTTCTTCGTAATAATCGCACGACGGACGAACATCCAATGGGTATCTTCCATCCACATGAAGACGTCCATCATATCAAAAAAGAAAACATCGGATTAATTGAGGTGATGGGCCTCGCCGTATTACCTCCTCGTCTCAAAGATGAGTTAGAAATGATCAAGCAACATCTGCTGGATCAAACGATAACGGTTGCAGACTATCATGCGAATTGGGTACAATCAATAAAGGACAGTTATGAAAGCATTACCGAAACAAACGTGGACAAAATTGTTGAGGATGAATTAGGAAAGAAATTCGCCCGCGTATTAGAAGATGCAGGTGTATACAAAACAGATACTGCAGGACGCGCCGCATTCAAACGATTTCTGTCACATCTTAACGATGCATAA
- a CDS encoding aldose epimerase family protein, producing MEVKTEVINVQDQQWKEFTLVNDNGMAVSILNFGGIITKILAPDREGNLENVVIGFDDYADYLVNPGYFGALIGRVAGRVEKAEFDMNGKTYTLPQNEGAHHLHGGEPGFHKSIWTTTPFENNEEVGLTLTLHSKDGENGYPGNLDMNVTYSLTNENAFTITYEGISDHGTVLTTTNHSYFNLSGNLKSDIQDHEIRLDSSRFVELDDELIPTGTILDVDGSVYDFREGRPMKDGVTSDYKQNLVANHGYDHYFLFDQDSSENAEVIDHNSGRRLSVVTDQPGVVMYTSNNLPEGLKLRERESVRYLGLCLETQASPASIHHEGFPSVWLNKGEKYFTKTTFTFDTI from the coding sequence ATGGAAGTAAAAACAGAAGTAATCAACGTACAAGATCAGCAATGGAAAGAGTTTACGCTTGTCAATGATAATGGAATGGCTGTTTCCATTCTTAATTTTGGCGGAATTATTACAAAAATTCTTGCCCCTGACCGAGAAGGAAACTTGGAAAATGTCGTGATCGGCTTTGATGATTATGCTGATTACCTTGTGAATCCTGGCTATTTCGGTGCCTTAATCGGGCGTGTTGCCGGCAGGGTTGAAAAAGCAGAATTCGATATGAACGGCAAGACTTATACATTACCGCAGAATGAAGGAGCACATCATCTTCATGGTGGTGAACCTGGTTTTCATAAATCGATCTGGACAACGACACCGTTTGAGAATAATGAAGAAGTTGGCTTGACCTTAACTCTTCATAGTAAAGATGGCGAAAATGGTTATCCTGGAAATTTGGATATGAATGTTACTTATTCCTTAACAAATGAAAATGCCTTTACGATTACGTATGAAGGCATCTCAGATCACGGTACGGTATTAACGACAACAAATCACAGCTATTTTAACTTAAGTGGTAATCTGAAATCCGATATTCAAGATCATGAGATCAGGTTAGACAGTAGCAGATTTGTAGAATTAGATGACGAATTAATTCCTACCGGTACCATTCTTGATGTTGATGGATCCGTTTATGATTTTCGTGAGGGCCGTCCGATGAAAGATGGTGTCACATCTGATTACAAACAAAATCTCGTAGCCAATCACGGCTATGATCACTACTTCCTGTTCGACCAGGACAGCAGCGAAAATGCAGAAGTCATTGATCATAACAGTGGCCGCCGATTATCTGTTGTAACAGATCAGCCTGGAGTAGTCATGTACACGTCTAATAACCTTCCAGAAGGATTAAAACTACGTGAGCGCGAATCGGTAAGATACCTTGGTCTTTGCCTGGAAACACAAGCATCACCAGCTTCGATTCACCATGAAGGCTTCCCATCTGTTTGGCTAAACAAAGGGGAAAAATACTTCACGAAAACAACGTTCACTTTTGATACCATTTAA